AAGACGAAAACAAGAAATTTAATGACTTTTTTACCTTGTTTTTCATAGAATAATTTGGTgttgtttgaatattttttaccaCTAgatttgttcaaaaaaaaaaaaaaaagagtaaaaaaaatataaatttaaaaatcatgaataataagataaaaaagagaggagaggaaTAGAAAAAAGAGGAATGTCGAAAATTaagttagattttatttttgataactaAAGACTGTCGTGATTAATTCAAACATACCttgataatttgaattttatatctaTATCTAAAATCCTTGCATTAgaattttgtattgattttatttatttattaatgatatttgAGCTTAGATTTGTATTTAGAgagtttattagattttttagatGTGCAttttagttagaaaaaaaaaattaaaaaaaatgaagttttttgatattttttaccaCTAGATTTGTTTcaacaaaaaaagtaaaaaatatgaatttaaaaatcatgaataatcagaaaaacaaaaagaggagaggaagagaaaatacaagaatGTCAAAATATCAGATTTAGTTAATTCATAGATACTTAaattaaacatattatttttggaAGAGGAATACATGATGATTTGAATttcatatctaaaaaaattacattcgAATTttgtattgatatttttatttattaataatatttgagCTTAGATTTGTGCTTAGAaagtttattagattttttagatatgtattttagtgaaaaacataaaacaaatgaaGTGTTTTAAAGCATGAGtgatgtattatatatatatatagccggGCCTAAACTAGACTTAAGTGTGCTGGGGCTTTTTCAGGAGTGACccaacaatttttatattttattatttttattttctattttctattttcttataatatttttctacatcaagtttattaatttttatttaccctataaataaaataaaaaattatattttatgttttttatttgattattttactaATTAACACTTGCTTTTTTGTAATCTTTTACtttgtatttatataatattatattattaaaacaataatgaagaagattattaaaaaaaaatataagtttattttgtatttttgataattaaactcaattattttttaagataagctaaaaaaataaggataaataaaaaaaaacatataaaatatgtataatgcagtgaaaaacaaaatctcaaatagcaataaaatatttttaaaaatcatttatataaacgaaaatttgaatatttggattttaaaatagTAGCTTTAGGAGCATCGCTTTGGATGCAAGTTTTTGTTCCCAACGAAGTTCTTTCACTTTTTCAAGTCATCTTTCCTCTGTTACAATTATATGCACAAGTTAGGGAAATTTCGAATCAGTCTCTTCGTCCCCGACAATAATATCTCTCGTAGCTTACCCTCTTCCACTCTCCTCTCGGAATTTCTCCATTACCTCCCTTGAACAGCACATATCAACTCAAACTTGAAGCCAATAAGAAAGATCTctaaaaacccaagaaaacgaacacttgcttttttttttttttttcaaggccaAGTCTTTCTTTGGAGACTCTAAGTCGTTGAAGCCTTGAAGGTGAGTACACATGGAAAGAAAGGCCATTGGAATTGATCTTGGCACAAGCTACAGTTGTGTAGGTGTGTGGCAGAATGATCGTGTAGAGATCATAGCCAATGACCAAGGGAATAGAACGACTCCATCTTATGTTGCCTTCACTGATACTGAACGTTTGATAGGTGATGCAGCCAAGAACCAAGTTGCCATGAATCCTCAAAACACTGTTTTTGACGCGAAAAGACTTATTGGCAGGGGTTTCTCCGACCCTTCTGTTCAGCGTGACATGAAGCTGTGGCCTTTTAAGGTGATTCCAGGTCCTGGTTGTAAGCCTATGATTGTTGTTAGGCATAAAGGTGAAGAGAAGCAGTTTTCCGCTGAGGAGATATCTTCTATGGTTTTGATGAAAATGATGGAGATTGCTGAGGCTTATCTGGGTCCTTCTGTAAAGAATGCTGTGGTGACTGTGCCTGCTTATTTTGATGACTTGCAAAGGCAGGCTACGAAGGATGCTGGTGCTATTTCTGGGCTCAATGTTTTGAGGATTATCAATGAGCCTACTGCAGCTGCTATTGCTTATGGTTTGGATAAAAAGGAATCTCGAAGCGGCGAGCAGAATGTGCTTATTTTCGATCTTGGTGGTGCAACTTTTGACGTTTCTCTGTTGACGATCGAGGAGGGGATTTTTGAAGTGAAGGCTACTGCTGGTGATACTCATCTTGGAGGTGAGGACTTCGATAACAGGCTTGTTGATCATTTTTTTGCGGAGTTCAAGAGGAAGCACAAGAAGGATATTAGTGGTAATCCAAGAGCTTTGAGAAGGTTGAGGACTTCCTGTGAGAGGGCGAAGAGGACTTTGTCTTCGACTACACAGACGACGATTGAGATTGATTCTCTGTTTGAAGGATATTACGATTGACAACTCTTGCAAGACTTCTTCAATGGCAAGGAACTTTGCAAGAGCATCAATCCTGATGAAGCTGTTGCTTATGGTGCTGCTGTCCAAGCTGCAATTTTGAGTGGTGAAGGGAATGAGAAGGTTCAAGATTTGCCTGTTTTTGATGTCACTCCTCTAAGCCTTGGGATTAAGACTGCTGGTGATGTAAAGACAGTTTTGATTCCAAGAAACACAAAGATTCCCACCAAGAAGGAGCTAA
This region of Populus alba chromosome 3, ASM523922v2, whole genome shotgun sequence genomic DNA includes:
- the LOC118054673 gene encoding heat shock cognate 70 kDa protein-like, whose protein sequence is MERKAIGIDLGTSYSCVGVWQNDRVEIIANDQGNRTTPSYVAFTDTERLIGDAAKNQVAMNPQNTVFDAKRLIGRGFSDPSVQRDMKLWPFKVIPGPGCKPMIVVRHKGEEKQFSAEEISSMVLMKMMEIAEAYLGPSVKNAVVTVPAYFDDLQRQATKDAGAISGLNVLRIINEPTAAAIAYGLDKKESRSGEQNVLIFDLGGATFDVSLLTIEEGIFEVKATAGDTHLGGEDFDNRLVDHFFAEFKRKHKKDISGNPRALRRLRTSCERAKRTLSSTTQTTIEIDSLFEGYYD